Proteins encoded by one window of Lathyrus oleraceus cultivar Zhongwan6 chromosome 1, CAAS_Psat_ZW6_1.0, whole genome shotgun sequence:
- the LOC127119507 gene encoding F-box/kelch-repeat protein At3g23880, translating into MNLLPPSKSWGQGHSTKSVSPNFLPEELITIVLSLLPVKSVTRLRCVSPSWNSFITDPTFVKLHLSRSSPNDRLTLVYTPDCAEVSFTVISLLQKPPITVKIPADPYRHLRNTDCFYIIGSCNGLICLFGQCFTAISCQEMWFRCWNPATRTLSKKFRYSPDQLFPFTYPPHLVFGYDQSSNTYKVVYLVPKRKYTKVYRFGDNVWRDIQNSPVDHDYAIHLVIVRGTVNWLAISRYSAFRYNCKAITIDQFVIISLDFSTETHTQLRLPGGFKEVPFVAPNLSVLNDSLCFSHDFQQTHFIIWKMMEFGVENSWNQFLKISYQSIEIYDHLNNSNFHMLPVCLSEKSDNILLTNSLETQSILYNLRYNTVERIKKTGWLNGWKYVESLVTFP; encoded by the coding sequence ATGAATCTCCTTCCTCCATCCAAGTCATGGGGTCAAGGTCACAGCACCAAAAGCGTATCGCCAAATTTCCTCCCAGAAGAGCTTATAACCATTGTGCTTTCTTTACTTCCTGTCAAATCAGTCACTCGACTGAGGTGTGTTAGTCCGTCATGGAACTCTTTCATCACTGATCCCACCTTCGTCAAACTACACCTCAGTCGATCTTCTCCAAACGACCGACTCACCCTTGTTTACACTCCTGATTGCGCAGAGGTATCCTTCACTGTAATTTCTTTGTTACAGAAACCTCCTATCACTGTCAAAATTCCAGCAGATCCTTACCGTCATCTCAGAAACACTGATTGTTTCTATATCATTGGTTCCTGCAATGGACTTATATGCTTGTTCGGTCAATGTTTCACTGCTATTAGCTGCCAGGAGATGTGGTTTCGTTGCTGGAATCCAGCCACAAGGACATTATCGAAAAAATTCCGGTACTCTCCTGATCAACTGTTCCCTTTTACCTACCCTCCTCATCTGGTGTTTGGTTATGACCAATCGTCAAACACATATAAGGTGGTGTATTTAGTTCCTAAACGAAAATATACAAAAGTTTATAGGTTTGGCGATAATGTTTGGAGAGATATTCAAAACTCTCCTGTGGATCATGATTATGCGATTCATCTTGTGATTGTGAGGGGCACAGTTAATTGGTTGGCGATTTCTAGGTACTCTGCGTTTCGTTATAATTGCAAGGCTATTACTATTGATCAGTTCGTGATTATATCGCTTGATTTCAGCACTGAGACTCATACTCAGCTTCGACTTCCTGGTGGTTTCAAGGAAGTGCCATTTGTTGCACCAAATCTAAGTGTTTTAAATGATAGTCTTTGTTTTTCTCATGATTTCCAGCAAACTCATTTCATTATATGGAAAATGATGGAATTTGGAGTGGAGAACTCTTGGAATCAGTTTCTGAAAATTAGTTATCAAAGTATTGAAATCTATGATCATCTTAATAACTCTAACTTTCATATGTTACCGGTGTGTCTTTCGGAAAAGAGTGATAATATATTATTGACTAATAGTCTTGAAACTCAATCAATTCTCTATAATTTGAGATATAATACTGTAGAGAGAATTAAGAAGACTGGATGGTTGAATGGCTGGAAGTATGTTGAAAGCTTGGTTACATTTCCCTAA
- the LOC127093930 gene encoding uncharacterized protein LOC127093930 → MAGEQHSDHSRPLVNYNMDDGPPSHEADVRDGHPSTPSPEPQNNGDASHAHNLGAETFHPIPVPVEGDAVMIAMVNALNQAGSMLHQQHERIMALEAERQEARPQPVSRIQQRSEPTKKRGRRSPEPHASRARAHRDGGRARTSPRRGHSPDNNELSPLRSDEEDLHCPLSRAIMEAPLPKGMEKPPNLAVYDGTTDPDDHVDNVNAMLDYRNDITGHLKCRLFSTTLRKGAMAWYKSLAPESITSWRVMRSMFTRHFTASRRHPKTEATLEAIVQKKNETLRSYIERFNQEAVEVDTTEHMKKYLLERGLLPGSELSRAVGIEPPRTLNELLHKAQAYIRYEEKQVAHNARSGRNAGETEHSKREDTSISRRNGDKRREERPREIREGRGPAGRYSEYTLLTAPRERILAECINSEFKQGRVRFPKPSAPKPHTDKSKYCRFHRSHGHVTEDCVHLKDAIEILIQEGHLKQYTRKNEAPRHDEPEKKRPRENTPPDNSPYQVALCVSRPEDFFLPEPLPGGKITALSPWEDFPTTLVISGGGTNGESAALSVKRKFDELLLTAPEQKATLTKYRGKSNPISFFLEELPGGSPNSAIPLLIRAKMARFDVRRILVDEGSSVDIMYAHLFKTLKLDKTNLAPYVGSDLQGFNGATTRPWGYVELLVTFGEQETAREVKIQFLVVDCPSLYNCIFGRPTLAELTAVPSTVHLKMKYYTKLGRVVTIHGDIEAARRCYDAAVKGQAVVSTKSNCNNKKLKTEDPARGVNAIDLDCRVGLDETEEGRFPKERSLEHPVRPIPDGEFELIPLGDDPERTVKIGKGLPEETREELVACLKENSDLFAWNAAEMPGLDPEIACHKLAVDRAAKPIAQRRRKQSPEKAEAAERAVKDLLEANFISEAQYTTWLSNVVLVKKNNGKWRMCVDYTDLNRACPKDAFPLPNIDSLVDNSAGFKLLSFMDAYSGYNQIPMSPADKKHTAFMTPTGNYYYNVMPFGLKNAGATYQRMMNKVFKDEIGDMLEVYMDDMIVKSHEEITHARHLTKVFEQARQCKMRFNPEKCTFGVRAGKFLGFYLTERGIEANPDKCRAFSEFPTPKTKKSIQSLNGVLASLSRFIAKSAQHALPFFRLLRKEATFDWTDECEQALLHLKKVLSQPPVLSRPLEKETLYLYLSVATEAVSAVLIRETDEGQKPIYFTSKALQGPELRYQQIEKVALALINTARRLRYYFLAHTIKVRTDQPIKQLLGRPDMAGRMLKWSLELSEFDIQYESRKALKAQALADFVAEMTHCPTPAESAHKWTIFVDGASSTSGSGAGIILENEEGILIEALVTDNGTQFTDGGFQDFIASLGTTQHFTSVEHPQTNGQAEAANRVILRGLKRRLGEAKRAWVEELHSVLWAYRTTPHSTTGETPFRLTYGTEAVIPVEIRTPTRRTEEPLDEEMNDETLRAELDLVEEIRSEAALRETTLKQKIALRHDAKVIKREFQVGTLVLRRNQKNPREGKLAANWEGPYRVRDKTSNGAYYLENLQGEQLARPWNAEKLRQYYS, encoded by the exons ATGGCCGGAGAACAACATAGCGATCACAGCCGTCCCCTCGTCAACTACAACATGGACGACGGCCCGCCATCCCATGAAGCGGACGTTCGGGACGGTCATCCATCCACCCCGTCTCCAGAGCCCCAAAACAACGGAGATGCCTCTCACGCCCACAATTTAGGGGCAGAGACATTTCATCCCATTCCCGTTCCCGTTGAAGGAGACGCCGTAATGATTGCCATGGTGAATGCCCTCAATCAGGCCGGTTCTATGCTCCACCAGCAGCACGAACGAATCATGGCCCTCGAAGCCGAACGACAAGAGGCCCGGCCCCAGCCGGTGAGTAGGATACAACAACGTTCGGAGCCAACGAAGAAGCGAGGACGTCGCTCTCCCGAACCCCACGCCAGCAGGGCACGCGCCCATCGTGACGGTGGTCGAGCGAGAACATCACCAAGGCGCGGGCACAGCCCCGACAACAACGAACTGTCTCCCTTAAGGAGCGACGAGGAAGATTTGCATTGCCCCCTATCTCGGGCAATAATGGAAGCCCCGCTCCCCAAAGGCATGGAGAAACCGCCAAACCTAGCTGTGTACGACGGGACTACAGATCCCGACGATCACGTCGACAACGTCAACGCGATGCTCGACTACCGCAATGATATAACCGGGCACCTCAAATGCCGACTGTTCTCAACGACCCTCAGGAAAGGGGCCATGGCCTGGTACAAAAGCTTGGCCCCTGAGTCCATTACGTCATGGAGAGTCATGAGGTCCATGTTCACCCGGCACTTTACAGCTTCCCGTCGTCACCCCAAGACTGAGGCGACCCTTGAAGCCATAGtgcagaagaagaatgaaacACTGCGCTCATACATCGAGCGATTCAACCAGGAAGCTGTCGAGGTAGATACCACCGAGCACATGAAGAAGTATCTCCTCGAGAGAGGTCTCCTACCCGGCAGTGAACTTAGCAGAGCCGTAGGTATCGAGCCTCCCCGCACCTTAAACGAGCTCCTGCATAAAGCCCAGGCCTACATCAGATACGAGGAAAAGCAGGTGGCACACAATGCCCGCAGCGGACGTAACGCTGGGGAGACCGAGCACTCAAAACGCGAGGACACGAGCATTTCCCGTCGCAACGGAGACAAACGAAGAGAAGAAAGACCTCGCGAGATCCGGGAAGGAAGAGGCCCCGCGGGCAGATATAGCGAGTACACCTTACTGACAGCTCCTCGAGAGCGTATCCTCGCAGAATGTATCAACTCTGAATTTAAGCAGGGCAGGGTCAGGTTCCCAAAACCGTCTGCACCAAAGCCCCACACCGACAAATCAAAGTACTGCCGGTTCCACAGAAGTCACGGGCACGTGACCGAAGACTGCGTCCACCTGAAAGATGCGATTGAAATTTTAATCCAAGAAGGGCACCTGAAGCAGTACACGAGGAAGAACGAAGCTCCCAGACACGACGAGCCAGAGAAGAAGAGACCCCGGGAAAACACACCCCCCGACAACTCTCCCTATCAAGTGGCCCTCTGCGTGTCACGACCGGAAGATTTCTTCCTCCCCGAACCATTGCCCGGGGGCAAGATCACTGCACTCAGCCCCTGGGAAGACTTCCCTACCACACTGGTGATATCAGGAGGAGGAACTAACGGGGAATCCGCGGCCCTCTCCGTCAAACGTAAGTTCGACGAACTCCTACTGACTGCCCCCGAGCAGAAAGCGACATTGACAAAATACCGGGGAAAATCCAACCCAATATCCTTCTTCCTGGAGGAACTCCCGGGCGGATCCCCGAACTCGGCCATCCCACTATTGATAAGAGCAAAGATGGCCCGATTCGACGTACGACGCATCCTGGTCGACGAAGGCAGCTCAGTGGATATCATGTACGCCCACCTCTTCAAGACTCTGAAGCTAGACAAGACCAACTTAGCCCCCTACGTCGGATCAGATCTCCAAGGATTCAACGGAGCAACAACCAGACCGTGGGGATATGTTGAGCTCCTCGTCACCTTCGGCGAACAAGAAACGGCCAGGGAAGTCAAAATCCAATTCCTGGTCGTAGACTGTCCGTCTCTGTACAATTGCATCTTTGGACGCCCGACACTGGCCGAACTCACTGCGGTCCCATCCACCGTCCACCTGAAGATGAAATACTACACCAAATTGGGACGTGTGGTCACCATCCATGGCGACATCGAAGCAGCCCGGCGATGCTACGACGCCGCAGTAAAAGGACAGGCCGTAGTCAGCACGAAGAGCAACTGCAACAACAAAAAACTCAAGACCGAGGATCCCGCCCGAGGAGTCAACGCCATCGACCTCGACTGTCGCGTCGGGCTGGACGAGACCGAAGAGGGGAGGTTCCCCAAGGAACGCTCTCTCGAACACCCGGTCCGACCAATCCCCGACGGGGAGTTCGAACTCATTCCTCTTGGAGACGATCCGGAAAGGACGGTGAAGATAGGTAAGGGACTACCCGAGGAAACAAGAGAAGAGCTAGTAGCATGCCTCAAAGAGAACTCCGACCTCTTCGCGTGGAATGCCGCAGAAATGCCCGGGCTGGACCCCGAGATCGCGTGTCATAAGCTAGCTGTAGACCGGGCAGCCAAGCCCATAGCACAGCGTAGACGCAAGCAATCGCCCGAAAAGGCAGAGGCTGCCGAGCGAGCTGTAAAAGACCTCTTAGAGGCAAATTTTATTTCTGAAGCCCAGTACACAACCTGGCTCTCTAATGTAGTCCTCgttaagaaaaataatggaaaatggcgtatgtgtgttgattatactgATCTTAATAGGGCTTGCCCGAAAGATGCTTTCCCCCTCCCTAATATAGACTCGCTCGTTGACAACTCTGCAGGTTTTAAACTCTTGTCCTTCATGGACGCATATAGTGGATACAACCAGATCCCTATGTCGCCCGCAGACAAGAAACACACAGCGTTCATGACCCCAACGGGCAATTACTATTACAACGTGATGCCATTCGGGCTCAAGAACGCTGGCGCTACATACCAACGCATGATGAACAAAGTCTTCAAGGACGAAATAGGGGACATGCTCGAAGTATACATGGACGACATGATCGTCAAATCACACGAGGAGATAACCCATGCTCGACACCTTACGAAGGTATTCGAGCAGGCGAGACAGTGTAAAATGAGGTTCAACCCCGAGAAATGCACGTTCGGGGTCCGGGCAGGCAAGTTCCTCGGTTTCTATCTCACCGAAAGAGGGATCGAGGCCAACCCCGACAAATGCCGGGCATTCTCGGAGTTTCCGACCCCGAAAACCAAAAAATCGATCCAGTCGCTCAATGGAGTGCTCGCCTCACTCTCCCGTTTCATCGCCAAGTCCGCCCAGCACGCATTGCCATTCTTCAGACTCCTTCGCAAAGAGGCTACCTTCGACTGGACCGATGAATGCGAGCAAGCGCTACTCCATCTAAAGAAGGTTCTGTCCCAACCCCCGGTCTTATCACGGCCATTAGAAAAGGAAACCCTATACTTATACCTATCCGTGGCGACCGAGGCCGTCAGCGCCGTTCTAATAAGAGAAACCGACGAGGGACAAAAGCCCATCTATTTTACGAGTAAAGCACTCCAAGGTCCCGAGCTCCGATATCAGCAAATCGAAAAGGTCGCCCTGGCCCTCATCAACACAGCGAGGAGACTACGATATTATTTCCTCGCACACACGATAAAGGTGAGGACCGACCAGCCAATCAAACAGCTGCTCGGGCGCCCGGATATGGCCGGGAGGATGCTCAAGTGGTCACTAGAACTCTCCGAATTCGACATACAATACGAAAGTAGGAAAGCCTTGAAAGCTCAGGCGCTGGCCGACTTCGTCGCGGAGATGACCCACTGCCCGACCCCAGCAGAAAGCGCCCACAAATGGACGATCTTCGTCGATGGCGCCTCTAGCACATCAGGCAGCGGGGCCGGGATCATCCTCGAAAATGAAGAAGGGATCCTGATAGAG GCACTTGTCACAGACAACGGGACACAGTTCACGGACGGAGGATTCCAGGACTTCATCGCCAGCCTGGGCACCACACAGCATTTCACGTCTGTCGAGCATCCGCAGACGAACGGGCAAGCAGAGGCGGCCAACAGGGTAATCTTACGTGGCCTCAAACGCAGACTCGGCGAGGCAAAGAGGGCATGGGTCGAGGAGCTACATAGCGTCCTATGGGCCTACCGCACGACACCACATTCTACCACCGGGGAAACCCCGTTCCGACTAACTTACGGCACCGAGGCAGTCATCCCGGTAGAGATACGGACGCCAACGAGGAGGACAGAGGAGCCCCTAGACGAGGAAATGAACGATGAAACCCTTAGAGCCGAGCTCGACCTAGTCGAGGAGATACGTTCCGAAGCAGCTCTCCGGGAAACAACCCTCAAACAAAAGATAGCACTACGCCATGACGCGAAAGTCATAAAAAGAGAGTTCCAGGTCGGCACCCTGGTCCTCAGAAGAAACCAGAAAAACCCGAGAGAGGGCAAACTGGCGGCCAACTGGGAAGGCCCTTACCGCGTCCGCGACAAAACGAGCAACGGGGCCTATTACCTAGAAAACCTACAAGGAGAACAACTCGCTCGACCATGGAACGCAGAAAAACTTAGACAATATTACAGCTAA